Proteins encoded together in one Streptomyces sp. TLI_171 window:
- a CDS encoding PP2C family protein-serine/threonine phosphatase: protein MAGSARPTATGRDPRPSREPVTARLRAALYRARRRLRRTGVDYFRGDGADWWAFGALALAVPALVLLNIVAPDWAPPTALVLPILAGALLLRPGTLVLLYAVAAGGLVTESLVHTGERVASDSPDTYTHGVTPGAALVVGAVGVAGLLVAQFRRRIGVPWRGGSTMLFDLRERIRVQGRMPKLPDGWHTDTALRPAGGQSFSGDFMVAARTGPGGRMLEVVLADVSGKGMDAGSRALLLSGAFGGLLGSLPAHDFLPAANGYLLRQDWAEGFATAVHLVLDLDTGEYELLSAGHLPGMHRLGGAGHWEVKEADGPLLGVYDGAKFEGVRGTLGPGDVLMLCTDGMVEIPGRDLGEGMDRLMGEADRLVATAPVGVRSGAAVRLIDTVAKHVNDDRAVLLVWRR from the coding sequence ATGGCCGGCAGCGCGCGACCCACTGCGACGGGCCGGGACCCCAGACCGTCCCGCGAACCCGTGACGGCCCGGCTGCGCGCGGCGCTGTACCGGGCCCGACGCAGGCTGCGCCGCACCGGGGTCGACTACTTCCGCGGCGACGGCGCCGACTGGTGGGCGTTCGGCGCCCTGGCGCTGGCCGTCCCCGCCCTGGTCCTGCTGAACATCGTGGCCCCGGACTGGGCCCCGCCCACCGCCCTGGTGCTGCCGATCCTGGCCGGCGCCCTGCTGCTGCGCCCCGGCACCCTGGTCCTGCTGTACGCCGTCGCGGCCGGCGGGCTGGTCACCGAATCCCTGGTGCACACCGGGGAGAGGGTGGCCAGCGACAGCCCGGACACCTACACCCACGGCGTCACCCCCGGCGCCGCCCTGGTGGTCGGCGCCGTCGGCGTCGCCGGACTGCTGGTCGCCCAGTTCCGCCGCCGGATCGGCGTACCGTGGCGCGGCGGCTCCACCATGCTGTTCGACCTGCGCGAGCGGATCCGGGTCCAGGGCCGGATGCCGAAGCTCCCCGACGGCTGGCACACCGACACCGCGCTGCGCCCGGCCGGCGGCCAGTCCTTCTCCGGCGACTTCATGGTCGCCGCCCGCACCGGACCGGGCGGCCGGATGCTCGAAGTCGTGCTCGCCGACGTCTCCGGCAAGGGCATGGACGCCGGCAGCCGGGCCCTGCTGCTGTCCGGCGCCTTCGGCGGCCTGCTCGGCTCGCTGCCCGCGCACGACTTCCTGCCCGCCGCCAACGGCTACCTGCTGCGCCAGGACTGGGCCGAGGGCTTCGCCACCGCCGTCCACCTGGTCCTCGACCTGGACACCGGCGAGTACGAACTGCTCTCGGCCGGCCACCTCCCCGGCATGCACCGGCTGGGCGGGGCCGGCCACTGGGAGGTCAAGGAGGCCGACGGGCCACTGCTCGGCGTCTACGACGGCGCCAAGTTCGAAGGGGTGCGCGGCACCCTGGGCCCCGGCGACGTCCTGATGCTGTGCACCGACGGCATGGTGGAGATCCCGGGCCGCGACCTCGGCGAGGGCATGGACCGGCTGATGGGCGAGGCCGACCGGCTGGTGGCCACCGCCCCGGTCGGCGTCCGCTCCGGCGCCGCGGTCCGGCTGATCGACACCGTCGCCAAGCACGTCAACGACGACCGCGCGGTGCTGCTGGTCTGGCGCCGCTGA
- the tig gene encoding trigger factor: MKSAVETLNPTRVRLIVEVPFEELKPSLDAAYKKINQQVTVPGFRKGKIPNKVIDQRFGRGAVLEEAVNDALPRFYTQAVDEGQIDVLGQPDITEIEGVENLADGGDLKFTAEVDVRPEVTLPDFAEIAVVVDPIEVTDEDVEKSLEQLRERFSSVKDVERAAAEGDVVVIDLEAKVDGEVPEDGTATGVSYEIGSGRLLDGIDEAVIGLSAGESKTFTTTLKGGTAVGQDSEVTVTVTTVQEKELPELDDEFAQLASEFDTIEELRADSVKRLERMKEFDQATQAQEKVLDELLTRVEMDYPEKLLADEIGTRKHNLEHHQLEPMGLTLDTYLASQDKSREDYEKDTEEQAKKGIKTQFVLDQIVKNEELGVNQEELTEHLIRRAAGSGLTPDQFAQQVVQGGQVQLLVGEVARGKALALVVEAAKVTDTNGETVSFEDDEDETAETVEAAAEESTEA; encoded by the coding sequence GTGAAGAGCGCCGTCGAGACTCTGAACCCGACCCGGGTTCGACTTATCGTCGAGGTGCCCTTCGAGGAGCTCAAGCCCAGCCTCGACGCGGCGTACAAGAAGATCAACCAGCAGGTCACCGTTCCGGGCTTCCGCAAGGGCAAGATCCCGAACAAGGTGATCGACCAGCGCTTCGGCCGGGGCGCGGTGCTGGAGGAGGCGGTCAACGACGCGCTTCCGCGCTTCTACACGCAGGCCGTCGACGAGGGCCAGATCGACGTGCTGGGCCAGCCCGACATCACCGAGATCGAGGGTGTCGAGAACCTGGCCGACGGCGGTGACCTGAAGTTCACCGCCGAGGTCGATGTTCGCCCCGAGGTCACCCTGCCCGACTTCGCCGAGATCGCCGTCGTGGTCGACCCGATCGAGGTCACCGACGAGGACGTCGAGAAGTCCCTGGAGCAGCTCCGCGAGCGCTTCAGCTCCGTGAAGGACGTCGAGCGCGCCGCCGCCGAGGGCGACGTCGTGGTGATCGACCTGGAGGCCAAGGTCGACGGTGAGGTGCCGGAGGACGGCACCGCCACCGGCGTGAGCTACGAGATCGGCTCCGGCCGCCTGCTGGACGGCATCGACGAGGCCGTGATCGGCCTGTCGGCCGGCGAGTCCAAGACCTTCACCACCACCCTCAAGGGCGGCACGGCGGTCGGCCAGGACTCCGAGGTCACGGTCACCGTGACCACCGTCCAGGAGAAGGAACTCCCCGAGCTGGACGACGAGTTCGCGCAGCTGGCGAGCGAGTTCGACACCATCGAGGAGCTCCGCGCCGACTCCGTCAAGCGCCTCGAGCGGATGAAGGAGTTCGACCAGGCCACCCAGGCCCAGGAGAAGGTCCTCGACGAGCTGCTCACCCGGGTCGAGATGGACTACCCGGAGAAGCTGCTCGCGGACGAGATCGGCACCCGCAAGCACAACCTCGAGCACCACCAGCTGGAGCCGATGGGCCTGACCCTCGACACCTACCTGGCGTCCCAGGACAAGTCCCGCGAGGACTACGAGAAGGACACCGAGGAGCAGGCGAAGAAGGGCATCAAGACCCAGTTCGTGCTGGACCAGATCGTCAAGAACGAGGAGCTGGGCGTCAACCAGGAGGAGCTCACCGAGCACCTCATCCGCCGCGCCGCCGGCTCGGGCCTGACCCCGGACCAGTTCGCGCAGCAGGTCGTCCAGGGCGGCCAGGTGCAGCTGCTGGTCGGCGAGGTCGCCCGCGGCAAGGCGCTGGCCCTGGTGGTCGAGGCCGCCAAGGTCACCGACACCAACGGTGAGACCGTCTCCTTCGAGGACGACGAGGACGAGACCGCGGAGACCGTCGAGGCCGCCGCCGAGGAGTCCACCGAGGCCTGA
- a CDS encoding GNAT family N-acetyltransferase, which translates to MTIRHPELTVRPLLAEEWESWYGTVDVAFGGTPEPPEERSLWRELTEVERSLAICDGERIVGGGGIFSLRLVVPGGAVIPLAGVTMVGVLPTHRRRGALTALMRRQLDDVRAAGEAVAALTASEPAIYGRFGYGQATRKVAVSMQRGKVRVHTPERQGQVVLRLADPRAELPRCEELFARLATRRPGTLVRQPGWERVAVLDAPESRGGFSPLQLVLAEDAESGELLGYARYAVKGEFNERGAAGAVRVRAVQAEQPWVYARLWEFLLDLDLTERVEAPSLPLDDPLLHLVSDVRHLTPRLVDALYLRLVDLPRALTARTYAQPVDVVLEVTDAFCPWNAGRWRLTAAPGGPVSCVPTEEPAELELDVRELGAVYLGGGSLAALAAAGLVRELRPGALEPASGAFRSALEPWLPHGF; encoded by the coding sequence ATGACGATTCGACACCCCGAGTTGACCGTGCGGCCGCTGCTCGCCGAGGAGTGGGAGTCCTGGTACGGGACCGTGGACGTGGCCTTCGGCGGTACCCCCGAGCCGCCCGAGGAGCGTTCGCTGTGGCGCGAGTTGACGGAGGTGGAGCGGTCGCTGGCGATCTGCGACGGCGAGCGGATCGTCGGCGGCGGCGGGATCTTCAGCCTGCGCCTGGTGGTGCCGGGCGGCGCGGTGATCCCGCTGGCGGGCGTGACCATGGTGGGCGTGCTGCCGACGCACCGGCGGCGGGGCGCGCTGACGGCGCTGATGCGCCGGCAGTTGGACGACGTGCGGGCCGCCGGTGAGGCGGTGGCGGCGCTGACGGCCTCCGAGCCGGCCATCTACGGCCGGTTCGGCTACGGGCAGGCGACCCGCAAGGTGGCGGTGTCGATGCAGCGCGGCAAGGTCCGGGTGCACACCCCCGAGCGGCAGGGTCAGGTGGTGCTCCGGCTGGCCGATCCGCGGGCCGAACTGCCGCGCTGCGAGGAGCTGTTCGCCCGGCTGGCCACCCGCCGCCCGGGCACCCTGGTGCGGCAGCCCGGCTGGGAGCGGGTCGCGGTGCTGGACGCGCCGGAGTCGCGCGGCGGCTTCTCCCCGCTGCAGCTGGTGCTGGCGGAGGACGCGGAGAGCGGCGAACTGCTCGGCTACGCCCGGTACGCGGTGAAGGGCGAGTTCAACGAGCGCGGCGCGGCCGGGGCGGTGCGGGTGCGGGCGGTGCAGGCGGAGCAGCCCTGGGTGTACGCCCGGCTGTGGGAGTTCCTGCTGGACCTGGACCTGACCGAGCGGGTGGAGGCGCCCAGCCTGCCGCTCGACGACCCGCTGCTGCACCTGGTGTCGGACGTCCGGCACCTGACGCCGCGGCTGGTGGACGCTCTGTACCTGCGGCTGGTGGACCTGCCGCGGGCGCTGACGGCGCGGACGTACGCGCAGCCGGTGGACGTGGTCCTGGAGGTGACCGACGCGTTCTGCCCGTGGAACGCGGGCCGCTGGCGGCTGACCGCTGCGCCGGGCGGGCCGGTGTCCTGCGTGCCGACCGAGGAGCCGGCCGAACTGGAGCTGGACGTGCGGGAGTTGGGAGCGGTGTACCTGGGCGGCGGTTCGCTGGCGGCGCTCGCCGCGGCGGGCCTGGTGCGGGAGCTGCGGCCGGGCGCGCTGGAACCGGCGTCCGGGGCGTTCCGCTCCGCGCTGGAGCCCTGGCTGCCGCACGGCTTCTGA
- a CDS encoding ribose-5-phosphate isomerase translates to MRVYLGSDHAGYELKNHLVEWLKGAGHEPVDCGPHIYDAEDDYPPFCLRAAERTAADPEALGVVIGGSGNGEAIAANKVKGVRAALAWSEQTAALGREHNNANVISVGGRMHSVDEATKFVEIFLSTPYSGEARHTRRIEMLSEYETTGELPPIPAHHPQG, encoded by the coding sequence ATGCGCGTCTACCTGGGCTCCGACCACGCCGGATACGAACTGAAGAACCACCTCGTCGAGTGGCTGAAGGGGGCCGGGCACGAGCCGGTCGACTGCGGCCCGCACATCTACGACGCCGAGGACGACTACCCGCCGTTCTGCCTGCGGGCGGCCGAGCGCACCGCCGCCGACCCCGAGGCGCTGGGCGTGGTGATCGGCGGCTCCGGCAACGGCGAGGCGATCGCCGCGAACAAGGTCAAGGGCGTCCGGGCGGCGCTGGCCTGGAGCGAGCAGACCGCCGCGCTCGGCCGCGAGCACAACAACGCCAACGTGATCTCGGTCGGCGGCCGGATGCACTCCGTGGACGAGGCGACCAAGTTCGTCGAGATCTTCCTCAGCACCCCGTACAGCGGCGAGGCCCGGCACACCCGCCGGATCGAGATGCTCTCCGAGTACGAGACCACCGGCGAGCTCCCCCCGATCCCGGCGCACCACCCGCAGGGCTGA
- a CDS encoding ATP-dependent Clp protease proteolytic subunit yields the protein MAPHAAGGDVGGGLGDQVYNRLLNERIIFLGQQVDDDIANKITAQLLLLAADPEKDIYLYINSPGGSISAGMAIYDTMQYIKNDVVTIAMGMAASMGQFLLTAGAKGKRFSLPNANILMHQPSAGLGGSATDIRIQAEQLLRTKKRMSELIAQHSGQSFDQITADSDRDRWFTPEEAKAYGLIDEIMHSAADVPGGGGTGAAG from the coding sequence ATGGCACCGCACGCCGCCGGCGGCGACGTGGGCGGCGGCTTGGGCGACCAGGTCTACAACCGGCTGCTCAACGAGCGCATCATCTTCCTCGGCCAGCAGGTCGACGACGACATCGCCAACAAGATCACCGCCCAGCTCCTGCTGCTCGCGGCGGACCCCGAGAAGGACATCTACCTCTACATCAACTCCCCGGGCGGCTCGATCTCGGCCGGCATGGCGATCTACGACACCATGCAGTACATCAAGAACGACGTGGTCACCATCGCGATGGGCATGGCGGCGTCGATGGGCCAGTTCCTGCTGACCGCGGGCGCGAAGGGCAAGCGCTTCTCGCTGCCGAACGCCAACATCCTGATGCACCAGCCCTCCGCGGGCCTCGGCGGCTCCGCCACCGACATCCGGATCCAGGCCGAGCAGCTGCTGCGCACCAAGAAGCGGATGTCGGAGCTGATCGCCCAGCACAGCGGCCAGTCCTTCGACCAGATCACCGCGGACTCCGACCGCGACCGCTGGTTCACGCCGGAGGAGGCCAAGGCGTACGGCCTGATCGACGAGATCATGCACAGCGCCGCGGACGTCCCGGGCGGCGGCGGCACCGGCGCCGCCGGCTGA
- a CDS encoding biotin transporter BioY — MAIAAPTPSTAVLADLLPSPSTRLGARARDLALVAGGAALTGLAAQLSVPVPGSPVPATGQTFAALLVGTALGARRGAASLGLYLLAGMAGLPWFAEGSSGAGLATLGYVIGFVLAAALTGALARRGADRSPLATAGAMALGSLTIYAVGVPYLAFALDVPLAEAAHLGLYPYLVGDTLKLVLAMGALPLAWKLLGRR, encoded by the coding sequence ATGGCCATCGCCGCGCCGACACCCTCCACCGCCGTCCTCGCCGACCTGCTGCCCAGCCCGTCGACCAGGCTCGGCGCCCGGGCCCGCGACCTGGCCCTGGTGGCCGGCGGCGCCGCGCTGACCGGCCTGGCCGCGCAGCTCTCGGTGCCGGTCCCGGGCTCCCCGGTGCCGGCGACCGGGCAGACCTTCGCCGCACTGCTGGTCGGCACCGCGCTCGGCGCCCGGCGCGGCGCCGCCTCGCTCGGCCTGTACCTGCTCGCCGGCATGGCCGGCCTGCCGTGGTTCGCCGAGGGCAGCTCCGGCGCCGGCCTCGCGACCCTCGGCTACGTGATCGGCTTCGTGCTGGCCGCCGCGCTCACCGGCGCCCTGGCCCGCCGCGGCGCGGACCGCAGCCCGCTGGCCACCGCCGGGGCGATGGCGCTCGGCAGCCTGACGATCTACGCGGTCGGCGTGCCGTACCTGGCGTTCGCGCTGGACGTCCCGCTGGCCGAGGCCGCGCACCTCGGTCTGTACCCGTACCTGGTGGGCGACACGCTGAAGCTGGTGCTCGCCATGGGCGCCCTGCCGCTCGCCTGGAAGCTGCTCGGCCGCCGCTGA
- a CDS encoding ATP-dependent Clp protease proteolytic subunit produces MNIPSLSGAKARLEDMRAEGRYIVPRFVERTSQGIREYDPYAKLFEERIIFLGSQVDDVSANDIMAQLICLESMDPDRDISLYINSPGGSFTALTAIYDTMQFVKPDIQTVCMGQAASAAAVILAAGTPGKRLALPNARVLIHQPYTETGRGQVSDLEIQAKEIFRMREQLETMLAKHSNKEVDQVREDIERDKILTAEESLEYGLIDQVISTRKNSYTD; encoded by the coding sequence ATGAACATCCCCAGCCTGTCCGGTGCCAAGGCGCGCCTGGAGGACATGCGCGCCGAGGGGCGCTACATCGTTCCGCGGTTCGTGGAGCGCACCTCGCAGGGCATCCGCGAGTACGACCCGTACGCCAAGCTGTTCGAGGAGCGCATCATCTTCCTCGGCTCGCAGGTGGACGACGTCTCGGCGAACGACATCATGGCGCAGCTGATCTGCCTTGAGTCGATGGACCCGGACCGGGACATCTCGCTCTACATCAACTCGCCCGGCGGCTCGTTCACCGCGCTGACCGCGATCTACGACACCATGCAGTTCGTGAAGCCGGACATCCAGACCGTCTGCATGGGCCAGGCCGCCTCGGCCGCCGCGGTGATCCTGGCCGCGGGCACCCCCGGCAAGCGCCTCGCGCTGCCGAACGCCCGGGTGCTGATCCACCAGCCGTACACCGAGACCGGCCGCGGCCAGGTGTCGGACCTGGAGATCCAGGCCAAGGAGATCTTCCGGATGCGCGAGCAGCTGGAGACCATGCTGGCCAAGCACTCCAACAAGGAGGTCGACCAGGTCCGCGAGGACATCGAGCGCGACAAGATCCTCACCGCCGAGGAGTCGCTCGAGTACGGTCTGATCGACCAGGTCATCTCGACCCGGAAGAACTCCTACACCGACTGA
- a CDS encoding amino acid permease, producing the protein MTRSPAPPTAPAPATATEDTGLAHGLKQRHLSMIALGGVIGAGLFVGSGSGIAAAGPAVVLAFAASGLLVMLVMRMLGEMSAARPASGSFSVHADREIGPWAGFTVGWLFWVLLCVGVAVEAIGAAGIVSGWLPGVPSWAWVAVFMAFFCLTNLAAVRNFGEFEFWFAAIKVLAISAFLVIGVLAVLGVLPGTPSPGSANLTGDGGFFPTGASGLVTGLLASVFAYGGLETVTIAAAESENPRRSVALAVRTAMWRIALFYVGSMAVIVTLVPWNDPSVVKPGPYVAVLDTLGIPGAAQLMNVVVLIALLSAMNANIYGSSRMAHSLIARGHGPRALSRLSGGVPRRAVVASCAFGFLAVLLSYWWPETVFSWLLNMVGAAVLVVWGFISVAQLRMRRHLTADQLPVRMWAFPYLTYLALAAIAAILVLMTLDSANRIQLYFTAGLTVALAVVGHLKNRRPAA; encoded by the coding sequence ATGACCCGCTCCCCCGCACCCCCGACCGCGCCCGCCCCGGCGACGGCCACCGAGGACACCGGCCTGGCCCACGGCCTGAAGCAGCGCCACCTGTCGATGATCGCGCTCGGTGGCGTGATCGGCGCCGGCCTGTTCGTCGGCTCCGGCTCCGGCATCGCCGCCGCCGGACCGGCCGTGGTGCTCGCCTTCGCCGCCTCCGGCCTGCTGGTGATGCTGGTGATGCGGATGCTCGGCGAGATGTCCGCGGCCCGCCCCGCCTCCGGTTCCTTCTCGGTGCACGCCGACCGGGAGATCGGTCCGTGGGCCGGGTTCACCGTCGGCTGGCTGTTCTGGGTGCTGCTCTGCGTCGGCGTCGCGGTCGAGGCGATCGGCGCGGCCGGCATCGTCTCCGGCTGGCTGCCCGGCGTGCCGTCCTGGGCCTGGGTCGCCGTCTTCATGGCCTTCTTCTGCCTGACCAACCTGGCCGCGGTGCGCAACTTCGGCGAGTTCGAGTTCTGGTTCGCCGCGATCAAGGTGCTCGCCATCTCGGCCTTCCTGGTGATCGGCGTGCTGGCGGTCCTCGGCGTGCTGCCCGGCACCCCCTCCCCCGGCAGCGCCAACCTGACCGGCGACGGCGGCTTCTTCCCCACCGGCGCCAGCGGCCTGGTCACCGGCCTGCTCGCCTCGGTCTTCGCGTACGGCGGTCTGGAGACCGTCACCATCGCCGCCGCCGAGTCGGAGAACCCGCGCCGCAGCGTGGCCCTCGCGGTGCGCACCGCGATGTGGCGGATCGCGCTGTTCTACGTCGGCTCGATGGCGGTCATCGTCACCCTGGTCCCGTGGAACGACCCGTCCGTGGTGAAGCCCGGCCCGTACGTCGCCGTGCTGGACACCTTGGGCATCCCCGGGGCGGCGCAGCTGATGAACGTGGTGGTGCTGATCGCGCTGCTCTCCGCGATGAACGCCAACATCTACGGCTCCTCCCGGATGGCCCACTCGCTGATCGCCCGCGGCCACGGCCCGCGCGCGCTGTCCCGGCTGTCCGGCGGGGTGCCGCGCCGCGCCGTGGTGGCCTCCTGCGCGTTCGGCTTCCTGGCGGTGCTGCTCTCCTACTGGTGGCCGGAGACGGTGTTCAGCTGGCTGCTCAACATGGTCGGCGCCGCCGTGCTGGTGGTCTGGGGCTTCATCTCGGTCGCCCAGCTCCGGATGCGCCGCCACCTGACCGCCGATCAACTCCCGGTCCGGATGTGGGCGTTCCCGTACCTGACCTACCTGGCGCTGGCCGCGATCGCGGCGATCCTGGTGCTGATGACGCTGGACTCCGCCAACCGCATCCAGCTGTACTTCACCGCCGGTCTGACGGTGGCGCTGGCCGTGGTCGGCCACCTGAAGAACCGTCGGCCCGCCGCCTGA
- a CDS encoding LysM peptidoglycan-binding domain-containing M23 family metallopeptidase, which yields MSAQGKHRKPRMTTIVRIAIATGVAGAAIGLPVSAASAHGTADHQDGGRQWANVSVDATPVADTTSDTGSQAAGSHSYKVVSGDTLSKIAKAQDVNGGWEKLYQDNRSVIGGNPNLIYPGQHLTVNGQAAAPAQSSAKSSTASSDAASTKAAAAPKASTKSTTSSTAATQQSTPKASASTSTATKSTGSASTSSGYVAPAPGSVTTGYKVAGSNWSSGYHTGIDFPVGTGTSLKAIAAGTVVSAGNGGAYGNQVVIKLADGKYAQYAHLSSISVSAGQSVTAGQQIGLSGATGNVTGPHLHFEIRTTPDYGSDIDPVAYLAAHGVNV from the coding sequence ATGTCCGCTCAGGGCAAGCACCGCAAGCCGCGCATGACCACCATCGTCCGCATCGCCATCGCCACCGGCGTGGCCGGTGCCGCGATCGGCCTCCCGGTCTCCGCCGCCTCCGCGCACGGCACCGCCGACCACCAGGACGGCGGCCGCCAGTGGGCCAACGTCTCGGTCGACGCCACCCCCGTCGCCGACACCACCTCCGACACCGGCAGCCAGGCCGCCGGGTCGCACTCGTACAAGGTCGTCTCCGGCGACACCCTCTCCAAGATCGCCAAGGCGCAGGACGTCAACGGCGGCTGGGAGAAGCTGTACCAGGACAACCGCTCGGTCATCGGCGGCAACCCGAACCTGATCTACCCGGGCCAGCACCTGACGGTCAACGGCCAGGCCGCCGCCCCGGCGCAGTCCTCGGCCAAGTCCTCGACCGCGTCCTCGGACGCCGCGAGCACCAAGGCCGCGGCCGCCCCGAAGGCGTCGACCAAGTCGACCACCAGCAGCACCGCCGCCACCCAGCAGTCGACCCCGAAGGCCTCGGCCTCCACCTCGACCGCCACCAAGTCGACCGGCTCGGCGTCCACCTCCTCCGGTTACGTCGCGCCCGCCCCGGGCAGCGTCACCACCGGCTACAAGGTGGCGGGCTCCAACTGGTCCAGCGGCTACCACACCGGCATCGACTTCCCGGTCGGCACCGGCACCAGCCTCAAGGCGATCGCCGCCGGCACCGTGGTCTCCGCGGGCAACGGCGGCGCCTACGGCAACCAGGTTGTCATCAAGCTGGCCGACGGCAAGTACGCCCAGTACGCCCACCTGTCCTCGATCTCCGTCTCCGCGGGCCAGTCCGTGACGGCGGGGCAGCAGATCGGCCTGTCCGGCGCCACCGGCAACGTGACCGGCCCCCACCTGCACTTCGAGATCCGCACCACCCCGGACTACGGCTCCGACATCGACCCCGTCGCCTACCTGGCGGCCCACGGCGTCAACGTCTGA
- a CDS encoding disulfide bond formation protein DsbA: protein MTTADSRKIADFWFDPICPWAWMTSRWMLEVEQLRPVDTRWHVMSLSVLNENRDDLPERYRELLAAGWGPVRVLIAAAQAHGDKVLGPLYTELGTRFHNQGLPNERATIVAALRAANLPEELADAADTDAYDDALRASHAEGIGLVGEDVGTPVIAVDGPDGDRVAFFGPVVTPTPRGEAAARLWDGTILVASTPGFYEIKRTRTAGPSFE from the coding sequence GTGACGACCGCAGACTCCCGCAAGATCGCCGACTTCTGGTTCGACCCGATCTGCCCCTGGGCCTGGATGACCTCCCGCTGGATGCTCGAGGTCGAGCAGCTCCGCCCGGTGGACACCCGCTGGCACGTGATGAGCCTGTCGGTCCTGAACGAGAACCGGGACGACCTCCCGGAGCGCTACCGCGAACTGCTGGCCGCCGGCTGGGGTCCGGTCCGGGTCCTGATCGCCGCCGCCCAGGCGCACGGCGACAAGGTGCTCGGCCCGCTCTACACCGAGCTCGGCACCCGCTTCCACAACCAGGGCCTGCCCAACGAGCGGGCGACCATCGTGGCCGCGCTGCGCGCCGCGAACCTGCCGGAGGAGCTGGCCGACGCCGCCGACACCGACGCGTACGACGACGCGCTGCGCGCCTCGCACGCCGAGGGCATCGGCCTGGTCGGCGAGGACGTCGGCACCCCGGTGATCGCCGTCGACGGGCCGGACGGCGACCGGGTCGCCTTCTTCGGGCCGGTCGTCACGCCGACCCCGCGCGGCGAGGCCGCGGCCCGGCTGTGGGACGGCACCATCCTGGTCGCCTCCACGCCCGGCTTCTACGAGATCAAGCGCACCCGCACCGCGGGCCCCTCGTTCGAGTAG